Proteins encoded within one genomic window of Carassius auratus strain Wakin unplaced genomic scaffold, ASM336829v1 scaf_tig00011586, whole genome shotgun sequence:
- the LOC113073192 gene encoding pannexin-3 isoform X2 has protein sequence MSIASKAAQAMLSDALLRDSNGDNRIRHLELDLPLDKVIKFVSVGLPLLLVSMAFAREISIGPQISCFPPNNFTIKQAAYVDAYCWDSLVHHEFDTDGNLEERSLWVHKMFPYSLLVMVMMMYLPALIWQNLAVPSLTSDLFFIIDELDKSYNRSVHLAQSILDLKQQSENPLQFQAELERAKRKRYFEYPLLERYMQCKHGSYFLVSMLFLRGFLLLTFMSASCLYLIYFHLSAFLQDEFSCFVRTGLLRDQPWVPELVQCKMTSLLVFQVISVANGAVYVLLAPIVLFSLLRLFCWDTTFLSLYEVLPGLGLMSGQKLGCPLNDLNVLLLFLRANVAQLRSYSRLRAVCSLAPPRLKGAKGVLMGEQAEEAAEAAEELEEEIREAREEGKLNLVDIMTVLGAARGNAVNCPEQRPLVEQDMTLEPNHQRYHELKETTTCCFA, from the exons ATGTCTATCGCCAGCAAGGCCGCCCAGGCGATGCTCTCTGATGCCCTGCTGAGGGATAGTAACGGGGACAATCGCATTCGACACCTGGAGCTGGATTTGCCATTGGATAAAGTCATCAAGTTTGTTTCTGTGGGCCTGCCACTCCTTCTGGTGTCCATGGCCTTTGCCAGAGAGATTTCTATTG GCCCACAGATTAGCTGCTTTCCTCCCAACAACTTCACAATAAAGCAGGCAGCATATGTGGATGCGTACTGCTGGGACTCTCTCGTGCACCATGAGTTTGACACAGATGGGAACTTAGAAGAGCGTTCTCTGTGGGTACATAAA ATGTTTCCGTACTCCTTATTGGTCATGGTGATGATGATGTACCTGCCGGCTCTGATCTGGCAGAATCTGGCTGTGCCAagcctgacctctgacctgtttTTCATCATCGACGAGCTGGACAAGTCTTACAACCGCTCGGTCCACCTGGCTCAGAGCATCCTGGACCTAAAACAGCAATCAGAAAACCCACTGCAGTTTCAGGCTGAGCTTGAGAG agCCAAACGCAAGCGTTACTTTGAGTACCCCCTGTTGGAGAGATACATGCAGTGCAAGCATGGTTCCTACTTCTTGGTCAGCATGCTCTTCCTGCGAGGCTTCCTGCTCCTGACCTTCATGTCCGCCTCGTGCCTCTACCTGATCTACTTCCACCTCTCTGCCTTTCTACAAGACGAATTCAGCTGCTTTGTGCGCACCGGCCTCCTCCGTGATCAGCCCTGGGTGCCTGAGCTAGTTCAGTGTAAAATGACCAGCCTACTTGTGTTTCAGGTCATTAGCGTAGCTAACGGTGCTGTCTATGTGCTGCTAGCTCCAATTGTTCTCTTTAGCCTGCTGCGTTTGTTCTGTTGGGACACAACGTTCCTCTCCCTTTATGAGGTGCTGCCCGGATTGGGCCTCATGAGCGGTCAGAAACTGGGCTGCCCTCTTAACGATCTCAATGTGCTGCTCCTCTTCCTGCGCGCCAATGTAGCACAGCTGCGATCATACAGCCGCCTGAGGGCCGTTTGCTCTCTTGCACCTCCTCGACTGAAGGGTGCGAAGGGCGTGCTGATGGGGGAACAGGCTGAAGAGGCGGCAGAGGCTGCCGAGGAGCTCGAGGAGGAGATTAGAGAAGCCAGAGAGGAGGGCAAACTCAATCTAGTAGACATCATGACTGTGCTGGGAGCAGCCAGAGGAAACGCAGTGAACTGTCCAGAGCAGCGCCCTCTTGTGGAACAAGACATGACGCTTG AGCCTAACCACCAGAGGTACCATGAGTTGAAGGAGACTACAACATGTTGTTTTGCCTAA
- the LOC113073192 gene encoding pannexin-3 isoform X1, translating into MSIASKAAQAMLSDALLRDSNGDNRIRHLELDLPLDKVIKFVSVGLPLLLVSMAFAREISIGPQISCFPPNNFTIKQAAYVDAYCWDSLVHHEFDTDGNLEERSLWVHKMFPYSLLVMVMMMYLPALIWQNLAVPSLTSDLFFIIDELDKSYNRSVHLAQSILDLKQQSENPLQFQAELERAKRKRYFEYPLLERYMQCKHGSYFLVSMLFLRGFLLLTFMSASCLYLIYFHLSAFLQDEFSCFVRTGLLRDQPWVPELVQCKMTSLLVFQVISVANGAVYVLLAPIVLFSLLRLFCWDTTFLSLYEVLPGLGLMSGQKLGCPLNDLNVLLLFLRANVAQLRSYSRLRAVCSLAPPRLKGAKGVLMGEQAEEAAEAAEELEEEIREAREEGKLNLVDIMTVLGAARGNAVNCPEQRPLVEQDMTLGTVTLIYILKRILLAGIFVAVIWDVQKIIKRI; encoded by the exons ATGTCTATCGCCAGCAAGGCCGCCCAGGCGATGCTCTCTGATGCCCTGCTGAGGGATAGTAACGGGGACAATCGCATTCGACACCTGGAGCTGGATTTGCCATTGGATAAAGTCATCAAGTTTGTTTCTGTGGGCCTGCCACTCCTTCTGGTGTCCATGGCCTTTGCCAGAGAGATTTCTATTG GCCCACAGATTAGCTGCTTTCCTCCCAACAACTTCACAATAAAGCAGGCAGCATATGTGGATGCGTACTGCTGGGACTCTCTCGTGCACCATGAGTTTGACACAGATGGGAACTTAGAAGAGCGTTCTCTGTGGGTACATAAA ATGTTTCCGTACTCCTTATTGGTCATGGTGATGATGATGTACCTGCCGGCTCTGATCTGGCAGAATCTGGCTGTGCCAagcctgacctctgacctgtttTTCATCATCGACGAGCTGGACAAGTCTTACAACCGCTCGGTCCACCTGGCTCAGAGCATCCTGGACCTAAAACAGCAATCAGAAAACCCACTGCAGTTTCAGGCTGAGCTTGAGAG agCCAAACGCAAGCGTTACTTTGAGTACCCCCTGTTGGAGAGATACATGCAGTGCAAGCATGGTTCCTACTTCTTGGTCAGCATGCTCTTCCTGCGAGGCTTCCTGCTCCTGACCTTCATGTCCGCCTCGTGCCTCTACCTGATCTACTTCCACCTCTCTGCCTTTCTACAAGACGAATTCAGCTGCTTTGTGCGCACCGGCCTCCTCCGTGATCAGCCCTGGGTGCCTGAGCTAGTTCAGTGTAAAATGACCAGCCTACTTGTGTTTCAGGTCATTAGCGTAGCTAACGGTGCTGTCTATGTGCTGCTAGCTCCAATTGTTCTCTTTAGCCTGCTGCGTTTGTTCTGTTGGGACACAACGTTCCTCTCCCTTTATGAGGTGCTGCCCGGATTGGGCCTCATGAGCGGTCAGAAACTGGGCTGCCCTCTTAACGATCTCAATGTGCTGCTCCTCTTCCTGCGCGCCAATGTAGCACAGCTGCGATCATACAGCCGCCTGAGGGCCGTTTGCTCTCTTGCACCTCCTCGACTGAAGGGTGCGAAGGGCGTGCTGATGGGGGAACAGGCTGAAGAGGCGGCAGAGGCTGCCGAGGAGCTCGAGGAGGAGATTAGAGAAGCCAGAGAGGAGGGCAAACTCAATCTAGTAGACATCATGACTGTGCTGGGAGCAGCCAGAGGAAACGCAGTGAACTGTCCAGAGCAGCGCCCTCTTGTGGAACAAGACATGACGCTTGGTACAGTCACTCTCATCTATATACTTAAACGCATCCTGCTCGCTGGCATTTTCGTGGCTGTCATATGGGACGTTCAGAAAATCATCAAAAGgatataa